Within Nocardioides rotundus, the genomic segment GCCCGAGGTCGGCTGGCGCAAGACCATGCGGCTGCCGCGCGACCACTACGTCCGGCTCGATTCCAACGACTACTCCGTTCACCCGGCTGTGGTCGGGCGGCGGATCGAGATCCACGCCGACCTCGAACGAGTGTGGGTGACATGTGAGGGCGCGATCGTCGCCGACCACGCCCGCGTGTGGGCCCAGCACCAGACCATCACCGAGTTCGAGCACACCGTCGCTGCCAAGCACCTGCGGCACGGTCGGGCGGACCTGCTGCGCCCGGTCGCCGACGCGGTCACCGGCGAGGAGGTCGAGATCCGCTCACTCGGGTTCTACGACCAAGCACTCGGCGTGGTCGACGGGGAGGTGTCCTGATGGCCACCAGGTCGACCACCAGAACCACGACGAAGCCGAAGACCGGGCGAGACGTCACCAGCGAGTTGGAGTACCTGACCCGGGCGTTGAAGGCACCCACCCTGCGGGAGTCGGTCGAGCGGCTGGCCGAGCGTGCCAGGGAGGAGTCATGGACCCATGAGGAGTTCCTGGCCGCCTGCCTGCAACGCGAGGTGTCGGCCCGGGAGTCCCACGGCGGCGAGGGACGGATCCGCGCCGCCCGCTTTCCCAGCCGCAAGAGCTTGGAGGACTTCGACTACGACCACGCCCGTGGTCTGAAGCGGGAGACGATCGCGCACCTGGGCACCTTGGACTTCGTCGCCGCCAAGGAGAACGTCGTGCTGCTCGGCCCGCCCGGGACCGGGAAGACCCATCTGGCCACCGGATTGGCGATCCGCGCTTGCCAGGCCGGACACCGCGTCCTGTTCGCCACCGCGTCCCAGTGGGTCGACCGGCTTGCTGAGGCCCACCACGCCGGCAAACTCCAAGACGAACTCCGCAAGCTGGTGCGCTACCCGGTGCTGGTCATCGACGAGGTCGGCTACATCCCCTTCGAACCCGAAGCCGCCAACCTGTTCTTCCAACTCATCTCATCCCGCTACGAACGCGCCAGCCTGATCGTCACGTCCAACAAGAACTTCGCCCGCTGGGGCGAGGTCTTCGGCGACGACACCGTCGCCGCGGCCATGATCGACCGGCTCGTCCACCACGCCGAGGTCATCGCCTTGAAGGGCGACTCCTACCGGCTGAAGAACCGAGAACTCGGCCGCGTCCCCGCGGCCGTCAACGAAGAGAACCAGTAACCGAGGGGGTCAGTTTTCGATTGCCGCGAGAGGGTCAGTTTTCAGCCGCCGTTGACAACCCTGGGGTCCCCGATGCGCCGGAGCGCTCGTCCCGCCATCAACGGAAGGCTGAGAAGAGCCATCCAGACGAATTTCATCGCGTTCCAGAAGAAGAGGAACACCAGCACGTTGAGCCCGCCGAGGCCAGGCCGGGCTGCACCTTGGATCGTCAGGGCGGTCAGGCCGAGGTAGGTGGGCGTGGCGATGAGGGCAACGGGGATCGCCCACTTGAGGCCGCGCGGGGTGCGCAACCAGTCGACTGCGCGGTTGGTGGGCATGTAGAAGCGGAGGTAGCCGCGGATCGCGGCGCAAAGGTGCCAGAGCGCGGTGAGCATGAGATCTCCTTCGGTCGGGGCTCACCTCCTGCCTACGCCCGGCATCCGACAGTCCGGCCGCCCCATCGCCCCTACTGGGGATATCTCGGCCGTAACTACCGCTGTGTACCGCTACCCCAGCGCCCGTCCCTCCCGCTCAACGGGGCGGCTCCGCCCGTCCTCGGCGCCAGAGGCTTCCTCGGAGATCGCCCGGGCACGCGTGATCGCCTGCTTGGCGCGGCCGGCGTCGAGCTTCTGCGCGACGGTCTCAGGCTCGCCGAGAGTCCTCCGGCCGTCCACGCCGTAGCGGTCGCGGTACGCAGCGATCGTCCGCACCTCGTGGAGCCATCGACGGCGTGCCGCCTCGGTCGGGGGCGGGGTGCCGAGCCGCTTCGACCAGAGGGCGTTGTCCTCGACCGCCTCCTCCGCCAGCGTCAACGCCCGTCCTTCCATCAGGTCAGCGCGCTCGGCCAGCGCCTTGGCCATGACCTCGTCCATCGGGCCGTCGGCGACCGGGATCAGACCAACGACCAGCTTCGGGGACGGGCAACGCATGCCCTGCTTCGGCTGGGCAGCCTTCTGGAGGCGGCTGATGAGGACGGCACCGATGTCCTCGGCGTCAGCGAGCGAGCGCCGCCTGACCACGGCCGGCAGGAGCCGCTCGACATCGTGGTGGTTGGACTCGGCCCGGCGCAGCTCGGAGGTGAGCGGGCCGAACGACTCGGACCTCAGCACTTGCTCGACCTGGGCGTCTGTCAGCCCGCTGCTCCTGATCGCAATGATCCAGCGCTCGCGCTGGGCGACTGCGCCGATGGTTTCGTACTCGGCAGCGATCTGCGCGATGGACGACCAGCGGTCCTGCTCCGCCGCGATCATCTGGTGCGCGGAGAGCTCTCCGCCGATGTGTTGGAGGACGCCGTAGAGAACGGTGTGGGCGTCCACCTCGTCAGGCTCGGGAGGGGCGTGACCTTCGTCGGGCTTGTCGAGCGCGACGTACGCGATGTTGGAGTTCCGGCCGCGGGTCATGGAGACGTAGAAGTTCTCCCGCGTCGTCGAGCCGGTCACCACGACATGAGCGGTGTCGACGGTCATCCCCTGAGCGCGGTGCGCGGTGACGGCGTACCCGAGGTCGACATGCTCGGCGACGTACGCCGCAGGCAACGTCACCGACCCACCAACGGCGATCCCGAGACGTTCGACCTGCATCGAGCCGTCGTTGTGAACGCGGGTGACGGTCCAACGGTCGCCGTTGCGGACCCAGCCGCCGCGCAGGGTGTGGAGGCGTCGGTCGTTGTGGCGGGTGATGATGAGGTCACCCTCGGACGCCTGGGTGCCGTCGGCCAGGTTCACCTCGATGTCTCCGACCGGGTTGGCAACGATTCGGTCGGCGCGGGCACGCCGGTTGAGTCGGATCACCATGTCACTGGCCTCGGCGACCAGGATCGACGTCCGCCCCTCCTTCACGTCGGCAGTCCACGCCAGAAAGGCGGCGTCCATCATGTCGTCGGTTGTGCCCTCCTGGACGCGATCCTTGGCGACGTAGGTGCTGATGACTTCCGCCCGTCCGAACCGAAGGTCGAGCGATGCGGACTTCTCCCACTCGTGGGTGAAGCGGTGGACCTCGGCCAGCTCGGGGGTGTCGGGACGGGCGGAGGCCAACAGAGAGAACGCCCCTCCTGCGTCGACCGACTGAAGCTGTGCCCAATCGCCGACCAACAGGACCTTCGCACCAGCCTCGGCAGCGAGCGTCGTGAGGCGGTCGAGACTGAGCGTGCCGGCGAGGGTCGCCTCGTCGATGATGACGAGTTGGCCGCTGAGGAACTCCGCCCGTCCCCGGTCGTGCTCGTGGAGCCACTTGGCGGTGTTCTCGCACGCGATGCCCAGATCCTCGGCGAGTACCTGGGCGGCGACCGCGCTCGGCGCGAGGCCGACGACGCTGCCCTTGCCGTGAACCTCCATCCAAGCCGTCTTCAGCGCGTGCATCGCGGTGGTTTTACCCGCGCCGGCCGGACCCACGAGCAAATCGAGCCTCCGACCGGACACGGCGATCCCTGCCAGCGTCTCGGACTGCTCGGCAGACAACAGGTGCTCCTTGCGCGTCACCCGCTCGATCACGTCGAGGTCCATCTCCGCGGCGGTCATGTCTTCGGCCCGGGCCAGGAGGCGGTCCTCGGCGGCGAGCAGGGTCTCGGAGGTGAACACGACTCCGTGACGCGGCCGGAACCGCGAGGTGCCGTCGGCTCGCCGGAAGATCTCCGGCACGGTGACCAGATCGGGCGGAGTGATCGTCACCGACTCCTGCTTCGCGGCCTCGACGATCATGCCGACGACGGCCTCGCGATCCTCCGCGCTGGCGAACCGCCAACCCATCGTCTGCCGGGATGCCTCCGCCCAGAGGTTCCAGTGCTTCCAGGTCGAACGCTTCTCCTCGACCGCGCCCACGACGGAGACGCCGACTTCGGTGATCGCGTCGAGGGGCACGTCGTCGGCGCGGAGGGTGGGACGAGCGCGAGAAGGTGCGGTGGCTTCCTTGGCCCAGTCGACTGGGCCCCTTCCGAGGATCTTCTGCGCCCGTCCTCGCCACTGGGTCGTGAGATCGAACAGGGAGTGAATCTCCTTCTCGGGGCGCGTTGCCAGCGTGGCCTTCGCGCGCAACTGGATGATCCTGGCCGAGGAGGGGCGGCGGCCAGTCAACTCGACGTACTCCGCTATCAAGCGGTCCTTCTCTCGGTCGATGTGACGGGACCGGCTGGAGAACTCGCGGATGAGCGTCTCGGGGACGGGGGCGAGCTCCCAGGCCGCGTTGCGTTCCGCACCCCGCTCCCGCTGCTCCCACTCGATGCCGAACAGTCGGGTGAGGCGGTCGGCCAGCACCGCGTTGTAGTGCTCGGAGATGGGCACGTTGGCCTCGTACATCGCGGTGCCGTCCAGGCTTCGCCAGCGCCCGTCCTCTGTCGTCTTGACCCTGTTGGAGATGACGACGTGGGTGTGGAGCTGCGGGTCCCCGAGCCGGGAGTCCCAGTGGTCGTACGCCGTGGCGGCCACTCCGATGACATCGGCCTGCATCACCGCGCCGTTCCCAGCGGCAACGCCCCTCCTCGTGGAGACGACCTCCCGCTCCATGAAGTCGAGCACCTCGGCAACTGCCTCGTAGTGGGCACGGTCGATCAGTGCCTGCGTGCCAGCGTCGGACACGCCCCACAGCGCCGAGACCGACTTGGGAACGCTGAACGTGTAGTCGTAGCCGGCGACCCCGCTGGACGGTTTGACCGACTCCTCGGCC encodes:
- the istB gene encoding IS21-like element helper ATPase IstB yields the protein MATRSTTRTTTKPKTGRDVTSELEYLTRALKAPTLRESVERLAERAREESWTHEEFLAACLQREVSARESHGGEGRIRAARFPSRKSLEDFDYDHARGLKRETIAHLGTLDFVAAKENVVLLGPPGTGKTHLATGLAIRACQAGHRVLFATASQWVDRLAEAHHAGKLQDELRKLVRYPVLVIDEVGYIPFEPEAANLFFQLISSRYERASLIVTSNKNFARWGEVFGDDTVAAAMIDRLVHHAEVIALKGDSYRLKNRELGRVPAAVNEENQ
- the mobF gene encoding MobF family relaxase, which gives rise to MTVSMRKIRAGRGYDYLLKSVVRGDANMADANPVTRYYTEEGTPPGRWMGSALHAFGDGEIKRGDQVTPQQLQLLIGTGLDPVTGEKLGRAFPVFPPVGARIAARVTELSPSLTAEQRSEAERQIKAEESVKPSSGVAGYDYTFSVPKSVSALWGVSDAGTQALIDRAHYEAVAEVLDFMEREVVSTRRGVAAGNGAVMQADVIGVAATAYDHWDSRLGDPQLHTHVVISNRVKTTEDGRWRSLDGTAMYEANVPISEHYNAVLADRLTRLFGIEWEQRERGAERNAAWELAPVPETLIREFSSRSRHIDREKDRLIAEYVELTGRRPSSARIIQLRAKATLATRPEKEIHSLFDLTTQWRGRAQKILGRGPVDWAKEATAPSRARPTLRADDVPLDAITEVGVSVVGAVEEKRSTWKHWNLWAEASRQTMGWRFASAEDREAVVGMIVEAAKQESVTITPPDLVTVPEIFRRADGTSRFRPRHGVVFTSETLLAAEDRLLARAEDMTAAEMDLDVIERVTRKEHLLSAEQSETLAGIAVSGRRLDLLVGPAGAGKTTAMHALKTAWMEVHGKGSVVGLAPSAVAAQVLAEDLGIACENTAKWLHEHDRGRAEFLSGQLVIIDEATLAGTLSLDRLTTLAAEAGAKVLLVGDWAQLQSVDAGGAFSLLASARPDTPELAEVHRFTHEWEKSASLDLRFGRAEVISTYVAKDRVQEGTTDDMMDAAFLAWTADVKEGRTSILVAEASDMVIRLNRRARADRIVANPVGDIEVNLADGTQASEGDLIITRHNDRRLHTLRGGWVRNGDRWTVTRVHNDGSMQVERLGIAVGGSVTLPAAYVAEHVDLGYAVTAHRAQGMTVDTAHVVVTGSTTRENFYVSMTRGRNSNIAYVALDKPDEGHAPPEPDEVDAHTVLYGVLQHIGGELSAHQMIAAEQDRWSSIAQIAAEYETIGAVAQRERWIIAIRSSGLTDAQVEQVLRSESFGPLTSELRRAESNHHDVERLLPAVVRRRSLADAEDIGAVLISRLQKAAQPKQGMRCPSPKLVVGLIPVADGPMDEVMAKALAERADLMEGRALTLAEEAVEDNALWSKRLGTPPPTEAARRRWLHEVRTIAAYRDRYGVDGRRTLGEPETVAQKLDAGRAKQAITRARAISEEASGAEDGRSRPVEREGRALG